The genomic segment CGTCTCTACTTGAACCGTCAGTTCCTCGAAGCTGCCTATGCTTTCGGTAAGGTTCAGACCAAGTACCCCGCATTCCACCTTGTTGACCAGGCTGCTTTCTATAAGGCAAAGTCTTTCGAAAACCTCCGTATGCACAAGGCTGCAAAGTCCGTGTACGAAGACGCAATCAAGCGCTATCCGCAGAGTGACCAGCGTGCTAAGTATCACTTCCAGTTGATGAACATCGACTATAAGGAAGGTAAGTATACCGAAGCTATGGCTAAGTATCAGGGCATTGCTCAGAAGTTTGGCGAAAGCGACGTTAAGGCTGACGCAGACTACGTTGCTGGTCAGATCAAGTTCGAACAGGGCCTCTATCAGGAATCTGTAGACCTGCTTGCAGCTATCCTTCCGGGTAACGCAAACTACTTCTACGCTCGCTATACCATGGGTATTGCTTACAGCCGCCTTGGTAAGTGGGACGAAGCTGAAAACTGCTTCCGTGATATTACCGAACAGCCGGTTTCCAACCAGTCTGAACGTGACTTGCAGGATGCTGCTCGTGTTAAGCTCGGCCATATCTTCTTCTCTGGCGAAAAGGCCGACATCGGTGCTGCCGCTCAGATGTATGGCCAGGTCCAGCCCGGTTCTCCGGTTTACGACGAAGCTATGCTGGGTATCGCATGGTCCTTCCTGAAGGTTAACAAGCCCGATGAAGCTATGAAGCCTGCTCAGTGGATTATCAAGAATCTTCCGGAATCCTTCCTGGTTTCCGAAGCTTACCTGGTGACCGGTTACTGCTACTTTATGAAGAAGGATTACAATGGCGCTGTTAAGGCTCTTGAACAGGCTGAAAAGCGTACCGAACAGCCGGTTGTCTCTGTTGCTGCTCGTGATAGTGCTCGTCAGGCATACGATTCTATGCAGGATGAATTTGACTCTGTTCAGGTCAAGGCTCTTGATCTCGCTCGCCAGCTCCCCACTCCTCGTGTGGAAAGCAAGCGTGAAGCTTTGAAGCCTTCCTTCGATAAGGCTAACGCTGCAATCGAAGATTATGCCGCCTTTAACCAGAAGGCTATCCAGAGTGACCGATTCGAATCTAACCGTAAGCGCATCTTGGATGACGCAGGCTTTACCTTGGCAACGGTTAAGACCAAGATGGGTCAGGGTGCTGGTAGCTCCGAAGCCGCTCAGGAACTTGAAAACCTGGATGACGACTTGGGCGACATGGACCTCGAATAACAGATTAGATGAATTTGACCTGGGACCTTTTTGGTCCTAGGTCTTCCCCTTTTTTTAGAATACACAGGTGGAAAGAGAACGATGAAAAAATTTTTGCTTGTTGGTGCAATCGTCTGCTCGCTGATTGGTAATGCATTCGCAGCATCAGACCCTTGTAAAGACAAAGTGGCCGAAGCAAAGAAGCTGGCTGCAAAGTGTAAGGCAATGCCTAAGGGTTCTGAAAAGACCCAGTGCGCAAACTCCTATAAAGTTTTGAAGAACCAGGCCGAACAGGCTTGCCGTTCTGGTGGCCTCGACGAAAATGGTATGCGTCAGGCTATCGCCCAGTGGGAAAAACAGGTTAACAACTGTAAGGGTAAGCAGAACGCTCGCTGCGCTTCCGCTCTCCAGCAGTTGGGTCACTACCAGTTCCAGCTGGAAGAAAAGCAGTTCTTGGACAAGAACGCTCAGTACGAAGAAGATGTAGCATGGTGCGCCGACCGTGATAACAAGCCGGCAAAGTGTGCCAACATTGATCAGCTCCCGAAGGCCGATCATCAGAAGTCCTTGGGCTACTTCCTCGAATACATCGATAAGTATCCGAAGGAATCCAAGACTCCTACCGTGATTTACCAGGCTGCAGCAGTGCAGGAAGCTTCTGGTGAAGACGAAAAGGCTTACAAGCTCCGTAAGCGCCTCGTTGAAAACTTCCCGGATAACGGCCTCGTTCCGAAGGCTTGGCTCCGTATTGCTGAATACCACTTCATGAACCGCAAGTTCCGCGATGCTATTGGCGCCTATAAGAAGGTGACTGGCTTCGAAACCTTGACCGGTAAGGAAGCTGCCTTGGCAATGTACCACTTGGCTGAATCCTACTATAACATTGCAGAATACGAAACTGCAGCTGTTAAGTACTACGAATATATCATTGGTGCTGATAAGGGTAAATATCCTGCTGACTTGCGCGCAGAAGCTATGGACTTCATGGCTGCATCCTTCTCTGACTTGGAAGGTGGTGGCGTCCAGGAAGCAGAAGCCTTCTTGAAGGATAAGAAGGTTCCGTTTAAGGATTCCGTCTACTACCGTATCGGTATGAAGAACAAGGACCATGACCGTAACGAAGAAGCTGTCCAGTCCTTCAAGCGTTTGATGTCCATCAACCCGGACTACATCGATGCTCCTCTTGCTGATATCGCTATGATCGAAATTTTGATCATCCAGCAGAAGTTTGAAGAAGCTCAGCAGCATCGTTACACTGTTGTTAAGCGCTATGACCGCAACTCTTCTTGGTACAAGAAGAATCAGAAGTATCCGGAATCTGTGAAGAATGCTGAAACCGCCATCCGTGGCGCTATGCTCGACATTCCGCAGTACCATCACGCTCGCGCAGCTAAGCTCACTAAGGAAGGTGACTTGGAAGCCGGTAAGAAGCAGTATGCAGAAGCTATCAAGGCTTACGAAGCATTCCTGAAGCGCTATGCTAAGGAACCC from the Fibrobacter sp. genome contains:
- a CDS encoding tetratricopeptide repeat protein, with the protein product MRSNFVKTAVLGLSVASTSLFADAQYSPHKYQQNDWFAEFGGNTAMYVNPAGIAETDQLELSAAFFSSISGEASQEYISLTFPMDYKHTLGLSFFENGASIDGGKSYGEYSWLLGYAYNLMQCISLGIDLSVLYINQFDDVKQLTFGADVGVSWNPLASSKYGYLLVGVAFQNALQPAISTADADNASTVVLFTDEDAYKIPSNLNFSFFYRGLNRSLEAKAEISLIDVLHEDEEGGEGLNPEMSFTLTYFLSPHLGVRLRFTKEGYPVAGATVNVKDVSIFRYLALDLEMSHDDLYAKKNRGFIWAVKITSRFGDTREEKIGEERYRRLKIEPENDYRAAMRLYLNRQFLEAAYAFGKVQTKYPAFHLVDQAAFYKAKSFENLRMHKAAKSVYEDAIKRYPQSDQRAKYHFQLMNIDYKEGKYTEAMAKYQGIAQKFGESDVKADADYVAGQIKFEQGLYQESVDLLAAILPGNANYFYARYTMGIAYSRLGKWDEAENCFRDITEQPVSNQSERDLQDAARVKLGHIFFSGEKADIGAAAQMYGQVQPGSPVYDEAMLGIAWSFLKVNKPDEAMKPAQWIIKNLPESFLVSEAYLVTGYCYFMKKDYNGAVKALEQAEKRTEQPVVSVAARDSARQAYDSMQDEFDSVQVKALDLARQLPTPRVESKREALKPSFDKANAAIEDYAAFNQKAIQSDRFESNRKRILDDAGFTLATVKTKMGQGAGSSEAAQELENLDDDLGDMDLE